The DNA sequence AATTTTCTCAATTCAGAAAAAGAGCCTCCAAAGGCTGTTATGATCGCTACTATAGTCATGGCCAGAAAAGATGTCTGTCCATGACTATAGGCGAGCGAGTTGGCAAAGCAACCGTGTAGCTACACAGCACTGAATCCAAGCTCAAACGCCTTGAGATTTGCCTCTATGAACTTGGGCTTCACCCTTTGCTGGATAGTGGCCTTCATGGAATCCGGTGATATTGGCACAAGGCCTGTTCCAAGTAGCACTCCCAATAGCACGACATTTACTGCCCTTTGAGTCCCTGCTTCCTTGGCCAGGTCATCTGCATTAATGGCTATGACGTTTTTGAAGACTGTCCTCATTTTCTCGATATTTTTTTCAACGTCTGGGTAGGATGGGCCTCCTAATTCCACAGTGAAAGGTACTATTGGAGTGATATTTGTAATAATAGTTGCATCGCTGTGACATTTATTAAGGGCCCTTATAGCTTCGAGTGGTTCGAAACTAACTAGTATATCTGCTTCTCCTTGTGATATCAGGGGGCTTTTTAGCCCTCCCAACATTACAGTGGATTCTACGACACCTCCCCTTTGGGCCATTCCATGTACCTCACTTAAAATGGCCTCTTTACCTTCGATAAGAGCAGCTTGAGCAAGAAGACTCGATGCAGTCAGGGTGCCTTGGCCGCCAACTCCGGTAAATAATATGCGTAAAGGATTCATTTTTCCCTCCATTGTTGAGAATTACTTTTTAACTCTTTTTAAATACAAGGCACACAGGGGATTCTGAGATCACTACAGAGAGTTCATCCTTTTGAAGGACTTCTTTAAGGATTTCCACTGCCTCGTTCTTCTTATATGGATTGATCTTTTTGACAGTCTTTACCCCGCATCCCCTTACTACGTCTTCGATAGGGACCGTTGGATTGTCAAAACCCTGTGGCTTGAGCTGGATACCAGGATTGGGCTGGTGTCCAGTCATAGCAGTTGTGCTATTGTCCAGAATTACGAGGCAGAATTTATGACCATTGTGTACTGCATTTACTAATGGAGAGATACCTGAGTGGAAGAAGGTGGAATCTCCAATAAATGACACAATTTTTTGTTCCGTTGCCACAGAGAAGCCACAAGAACTCCCTACGCTTGAACCCATGCAAATGAGATAATCTGCCATATTTATGGGTGGTAGTAATCCAAGGGTATAGCAACCAATATCAGTAGGATAAATAGTTATCTCTTCTTTACCAATGGCCTTTAGGGCTTCCTTTACTGCGTTGTAGGTTTCCCTGTGGGGACAGCCCTTACACAGTGATGGTGGGCGCATGGGGAGTTCAGGCACCCATGAAAGATCAGGGAGTGTCTTTTGGTCAGGTTCGTCTAATTCAAGTACATCTAAAATGGCCTTTTTTACCATCTTTGGGTCAAACTCATAACACCTTGAAAAGTGTGAGCTTGCCTTTCCAAAGATCTCTTTCTGTATCCCTTCTTCAACCATTATGCATTTTATGGCATCTTCAATAAAAGGTTCGAGTTCCTCAACAACGAGTACTTTTTCAACTGAATTCAAAAAGTTGATTATCGTTTTCCTTGGATGTGGAAAGGTAAAGCCCAGGTTAAGAAAACGAACCTTATCTTCTAGACCAAGCTCCATTATGCAGTCTGCCACATAATTTGAGGCAACACCTGAACTCACTATGCCGAGTTTACCATTGCCTATTACATGATTAAATCTGCTTTCTTCACAGAGTGAACTCGCAATATCCATGCGCTCCAAAAGTACCTTGTGTCTAACCCTGGCAACGGCAGGTACTGGTACCCATCTCCTAGGATCTTTTTCAAACTTTCCTATAGATGCAGTATCCTTGGAAAGTTCCCCAAAGGTTACAGGCCCTCTTACGTGGGCAGTTCTAGTAGTAGTTCGCAGGATTACGGGCAGTTCAAGGCGCTCAGAAAGCTCGAAGGCCTCTATGGTCATATCCTTTGCCTCTTGAGGAGATCTTGGCTCGAGCATTGGCAGGTTTGCAAATTTGGCAAAAATCCTGTTGTCTTGTTCATTTTGGCTTGAATGCATCGAAGGATCATCTGCTGTAACGATGACCATTCCGCCCTTTGTCGCTATGTATGAAAGGGTCATGAGCGCATCTGATGCTACGTTTAGCCCTACGTGTTTCATACATACTAGACTTCTAAGGCCAGCTGCCGAAGCAGAAGCTGCCACTTCCATTGCAACCTTTTCGTTTGTGGAAAATTCAAAGTAAAATCCTGCGTTCTCATCCTGTGAGGCCAAAAAAAGGTTGTTGCCAATCTCTGACGACGGGGTTCCAGGGTATGTGGACCCCACCTTAAGGCCTGCTTCAATGGCTCCTCTAACGATTGCCTCGTTTCCAAGAAGGAGCATCTTGTGGCCGGGATTGTCCTGGAGTAATGGATGCATCTTTATTTCCCCTCCCTTTATGAAAGTTCCAGTATCTTTACCTGATCTCCAACTTTAAATCCACCCCCAGAAATAATCTTTGCTCTGGAGGCATCTGATCCAAACAGGGTTTCCACTTCAATTACCCCTTTAAAATTGCCTGGTGCAAATCCCAGAGATCTCTTGGTCACGGGGTCGAAGATCTCTGCGCCTTTACCATAAACTTGGAATCTATCACCAGGTTGAACTCCTGAAAGTCGTCCTGCATTCAAATAAATTGAATTTTCGTCAATTTTTATGATCCTACAAGACCATTCTGTAGCCTGTACAATGTCTCGGGAGATCTTGGGTGCGACTTTGTCAAAATCATCTATAGTGGCTAGGTAGGAACCTATTAGCACGCTTTCCACTGCATGAATTACATCTATTCTGAGTAAAGACTTTTTCCCTTGAATCGGCTTTCCGCTTGGGAACGAGACGAGAATATATGCCTGGATACCTGCAAGGTT is a window from the Dissulfuribacter thermophilus genome containing:
- a CDS encoding indolepyruvate oxidoreductase subunit beta, whose amino-acid sequence is MNPLRILFTGVGGQGTLTASSLLAQAALIEGKEAILSEVHGMAQRGGVVESTVMLGGLKSPLISQGEADILVSFEPLEAIRALNKCHSDATIITNITPIVPFTVELGGPSYPDVEKNIEKMRTVFKNVIAINADDLAKEAGTQRAVNVVLLGVLLGTGLVPISPDSMKATIQQRVKPKFIEANLKAFELGFSAV
- the iorA gene encoding indolepyruvate ferredoxin oxidoreductase subunit alpha, with the translated sequence MHPLLQDNPGHKMLLLGNEAIVRGAIEAGLKVGSTYPGTPSSEIGNNLFLASQDENAGFYFEFSTNEKVAMEVAASASAAGLRSLVCMKHVGLNVASDALMTLSYIATKGGMVIVTADDPSMHSSQNEQDNRIFAKFANLPMLEPRSPQEAKDMTIEAFELSERLELPVILRTTTRTAHVRGPVTFGELSKDTASIGKFEKDPRRWVPVPAVARVRHKVLLERMDIASSLCEESRFNHVIGNGKLGIVSSGVASNYVADCIMELGLEDKVRFLNLGFTFPHPRKTIINFLNSVEKVLVVEELEPFIEDAIKCIMVEEGIQKEIFGKASSHFSRCYEFDPKMVKKAILDVLELDEPDQKTLPDLSWVPELPMRPPSLCKGCPHRETYNAVKEALKAIGKEEITIYPTDIGCYTLGLLPPINMADYLICMGSSVGSSCGFSVATEQKIVSFIGDSTFFHSGISPLVNAVHNGHKFCLVILDNSTTAMTGHQPNPGIQLKPQGFDNPTVPIEDVVRGCGVKTVKKINPYKKNEAVEILKEVLQKDELSVVISESPVCLVFKKS